A window of Pseudomonas guangdongensis contains these coding sequences:
- a CDS encoding Trm112 family protein, with the protein MDPKLLDILACPLCKGPLKLSDDKSELICKTDGLAYPVRDGIPVMLEGEARTLTVDERLDA; encoded by the coding sequence ATGGACCCGAAACTGCTCGATATCCTCGCCTGCCCGCTGTGCAAGGGCCCCCTCAAACTCAGCGACGACAAGTCCGAGCTGATCTGCAAGACTGACGGCCTGGCCTACCCGGTGCGCGACGGCATCCCGGTGATGCTGGAAGGCGAGGCGCGTACCCTGACCGTCGACGAGCGTCTGGACGCATGA
- the kdsB gene encoding 3-deoxy-manno-octulosonate cytidylyltransferase produces the protein MSMDFVVVIPARYASTRLPGKPLQDIAGKPMIRHVWEQARKSAARRVVVATDDVRIVEACQGFGAEVLLTRGDHNSGTDRLAEVASQLGLAADAIVVNVQGDEPLIPPALIDQVAANLAANPQAGIATLAEPIVDAAQLFNPNAVKVVSDAAGLALTFSRAPLPWARDAFATDRQSLPDGVPFRRHIGIYAYRAGFLHDFVAWGPCWLEDAECLEQLRALWHGVRIHVADAVEAPPAGVDTAEDLQRVRQLLGA, from the coding sequence ATGAGCATGGACTTCGTCGTCGTCATTCCCGCCCGCTACGCTTCCACCCGCCTGCCCGGCAAGCCGCTGCAGGATATCGCCGGCAAGCCGATGATCCGGCATGTCTGGGAACAGGCGCGCAAGAGCGCCGCCCGCCGCGTGGTGGTGGCCACCGACGATGTACGCATCGTCGAGGCCTGTCAGGGCTTCGGCGCCGAGGTGCTGCTGACCCGCGGCGACCACAACTCCGGTACCGACCGTCTGGCCGAAGTCGCCAGCCAGCTCGGCCTGGCCGCGGATGCCATCGTGGTCAACGTACAGGGCGACGAGCCGCTGATCCCGCCTGCGCTCATCGACCAGGTGGCGGCGAACCTGGCAGCCAACCCGCAGGCCGGCATCGCCACCCTGGCCGAGCCGATAGTCGATGCCGCCCAGCTGTTCAATCCCAATGCGGTCAAGGTGGTCAGCGATGCCGCGGGGCTGGCGCTGACCTTCAGCCGCGCGCCGCTGCCCTGGGCGCGCGATGCCTTCGCCACGGATCGCCAGAGTCTGCCGGACGGGGTGCCGTTCCGTCGCCACATCGGCATCTACGCCTACCGCGCCGGTTTCCTCCACGACTTCGTCGCCTGGGGGCCGTGCTGGCTGGAGGATGCCGAGTGCCTGGAGCAGTTGCGTGCGCTGTGGCACGGCGTGCGCATCCATGTCGCCGACGCCGTCGAGGCGCCGCCGGCCGGGGTCGACACGGCCGAAGACCTGCAGCGCGTCCGTCAGCTGCTGGGAGCCTGA
- a CDS encoding S49 family peptidase → MQSDEWKAPAAPEDEKTWKLLEKAVLAGVIEQRRARRWGIFFKGLGLIYLFGVLFLFSSWGDLEKKAAHRPHTALIELRGMIADEERASADNLVGSLRAAFEDKNTRAVLLRINSPGGSPVQSGYVYDEIRRLRSLYPQIKVYAVITDLGASGAYYIASAADAIYADKASLVGSIGVTASGFGFVGVMDKLGVERRVYTSGEHKTFLDPFAPQKEEESRFWGGVLETTHKQFIASVKQGRGERLKDAEHPELFSGLVWSGEQALELGLIDGLGSASHVAREVVGEENLVDFTQKESPIDRFAKKIGAGVSEQLSLWMGLPGPNLR, encoded by the coding sequence ATGCAGTCGGATGAGTGGAAGGCGCCTGCGGCGCCGGAAGACGAAAAGACCTGGAAGCTGCTGGAAAAGGCAGTGCTGGCTGGGGTGATCGAGCAGCGCCGGGCGCGGCGCTGGGGCATCTTCTTCAAGGGGCTCGGCCTGATCTATCTGTTCGGCGTGCTGTTCCTGTTCTCCTCCTGGGGCGATCTGGAGAAGAAGGCAGCGCACCGCCCGCACACTGCGCTGATCGAGTTGCGCGGAATGATCGCCGACGAGGAGCGGGCCAGTGCCGACAATCTGGTCGGCAGTCTGCGTGCAGCCTTCGAGGACAAGAATACCCGCGCGGTGCTGCTGCGCATCAACAGTCCGGGCGGCAGCCCGGTGCAGTCGGGTTATGTCTACGACGAGATTCGTCGCCTGCGCAGCCTGTATCCGCAGATCAAGGTGTATGCGGTGATCACCGATCTGGGTGCGTCCGGCGCCTACTATATCGCCAGTGCGGCGGACGCCATCTATGCCGACAAGGCGAGTCTGGTCGGCTCCATCGGGGTGACGGCCTCCGGCTTCGGTTTCGTCGGGGTGATGGACAAGCTGGGCGTCGAGCGGCGGGTGTACACCTCCGGCGAGCACAAGACCTTCCTCGATCCGTTTGCACCGCAAAAGGAGGAGGAGAGCCGCTTCTGGGGTGGTGTGCTGGAAACCACCCACAAGCAATTCATCGCCAGCGTCAAGCAGGGGCGCGGCGAGCGTCTGAAGGATGCCGAGCATCCTGAGCTGTTTTCCGGGCTGGTCTGGTCTGGCGAGCAGGCGCTGGAGCTGGGGTTGATCGACGGGCTGGGCAGCGCCAGTCATGTGGCGCGCGAGGTGGTTGGCGAGGAAAATCTGGTCGATTTCACCCAGAAGGAGTCGCCGATCGACCGCTTTGCCAAGAAGATCGGTGCTGGCGTCAGCGAGCAGCTGTCGCTGTGGATGGGCTTGCCCGGGCCGAACCTGCGCTAG
- a CDS encoding ExbD/TolR family protein, translated as MKFRRKPRENVEINLASLLDVVFILLLFFVVTTTFTRETQLQIDLPEAASATPPQPSERKPLEVQIAADGSYALNGQPLARSDLATLSSALQQASAGDSSLPLVISADAQTPHQAVITAMDAAGKLGFAHLRISTVEAAKPGP; from the coding sequence GTGAAGTTCCGACGCAAGCCCCGCGAGAACGTCGAGATCAACCTGGCCTCGCTGCTCGACGTGGTGTTCATCCTGCTGCTGTTCTTCGTGGTCACCACCACCTTCACCCGCGAGACCCAGCTGCAGATCGACCTGCCCGAGGCGGCCAGCGCCACGCCGCCGCAACCGAGCGAGCGCAAGCCCCTGGAAGTGCAGATCGCCGCCGACGGCAGCTACGCGCTCAATGGCCAGCCGCTGGCGCGCAGCGACCTGGCGACCCTCAGCAGCGCGCTGCAGCAGGCCTCTGCGGGCGACAGCAGCCTGCCGCTGGTGATCAGTGCCGACGCGCAGACCCCGCACCAGGCGGTGATCACCGCGATGGATGCCGCCGGCAAGCTGGGCTTTGCCCACCTGCGCATCAGCACCGTGGAAGCGGCGAAGCCGGGGCCATGA
- a CDS encoding Maf family protein, producing the protein MPHLVLASSSPYRRSLLERLRLPFEHAAPEIDESPLPDEDGPQLVCRLAEAKARALAARYPEHLIIGSDQVASLADGRILGKPHDFARAREQLRAASNSSVIFHTGLCLYNSHSGRTQNACIPFTVHFRALDDARIERYLKLEQPYDCAGSFKSEGLGISLFRATEGEDATSLIGLPLIRLVDMLLNENISVP; encoded by the coding sequence ATGCCACACCTGGTTCTCGCCTCCAGCTCACCCTATCGCCGCAGCCTGCTGGAGCGCCTGCGGCTGCCTTTCGAGCATGCGGCGCCCGAGATCGACGAAAGCCCGCTTCCCGACGAAGACGGCCCGCAATTGGTCTGCCGCCTGGCCGAAGCCAAGGCCCGCGCCCTTGCCGCGCGCTATCCGGAGCACCTGATCATCGGCTCGGACCAGGTCGCCAGCCTGGCCGATGGTCGCATCCTCGGCAAACCGCACGATTTCGCCCGCGCCCGCGAACAACTGCGCGCCGCCAGCAACTCCAGCGTGATCTTCCACACCGGACTGTGCCTGTACAACTCGCACAGCGGCCGAACACAGAACGCCTGCATCCCCTTCACCGTACATTTCAGAGCGCTCGACGACGCCCGCATCGAGCGCTACCTGAAGCTCGAACAACCCTACGACTGCGCCGGCAGCTTCAAGTCCGAAGGCCTGGGCATCAGCCTGTTTCGCGCCACCGAAGGCGAAGACGCCACCAGCCTGATCGGCCTGCCACTGATTCGCCTGGTGGACATGCTGCTGAACGAGAACATCAGCGTTCCCTGA
- a CDS encoding low molecular weight protein-tyrosine-phosphatase gives MRVLFVCLGNICRSPTAEGVMRHRLQQAGLAAQVAVDSAGTAAWHIGKAPDPRTCAAAAQRGYRLHELRARQVQAEDFARFDLILAMDHDNLRELQRLRPDSAGAELDLLLRRGGLAEHEVPDPYYGGSDGFERVLDLVESACERLIEQIRERL, from the coding sequence GTGCGCGTCCTGTTCGTCTGTCTCGGCAACATCTGTCGCTCGCCCACCGCCGAGGGGGTGATGCGCCACCGGCTGCAGCAGGCTGGGCTGGCCGCGCAGGTCGCGGTGGACTCCGCCGGCACCGCCGCCTGGCATATCGGCAAGGCGCCCGACCCGCGCACCTGCGCCGCCGCCGCGCAGCGCGGCTACCGCCTGCACGAGCTGCGGGCCCGCCAGGTGCAGGCCGAGGACTTCGCCCGCTTCGACCTGATCCTCGCCATGGACCACGACAACCTGCGCGAGCTGCAGCGCCTGCGTCCCGACTCCGCGGGCGCCGAGCTGGATCTGCTGCTGCGCCGCGGCGGACTGGCCGAGCATGAGGTCCCCGATCCCTACTACGGCGGCAGCGACGGTTTCGAGCGGGTGCTGGACCTGGTCGAGTCGGCCTGCGAGCGACTGATCGAGCAGATCCGGGAGCGCCTGTGA
- a CDS encoding HAD-IA family hydrolase, translated as MLDYRLLVFDWDGTLVDSIARIVESMRVAAAECALPQRDEATIRGIIGLGLPEAIRSLYPELDDPRQVERFRRVYSDHYIQLESSPSPLFEGVLDSLLAFRAQGYRLAVATGKSRRGLDRVLAGHGWEAFFDITRCADETASKPDPRMLHEILVCCRIGAGQALMVGDSPFDLQMAQRAGMAAVAVGYGAQPLEVLREYRPQLAIERFAELRDWLARGDGRLKGVDEHAVG; from the coding sequence ATGCTTGATTACCGCCTGCTGGTCTTCGACTGGGACGGCACGCTGGTCGACTCGATCGCGCGCATCGTCGAGTCGATGCGCGTCGCCGCCGCCGAGTGCGCCCTGCCGCAGCGAGACGAGGCGACGATCCGCGGCATCATCGGTCTCGGCTTGCCGGAAGCGATCCGGAGTCTCTATCCCGAACTGGATGATCCTCGGCAGGTGGAGCGATTCCGGCGCGTCTACAGTGATCACTACATTCAGCTGGAAAGCAGTCCGTCGCCGCTGTTCGAGGGTGTGCTGGACTCGCTGCTGGCGTTCCGCGCGCAGGGCTATCGCCTCGCCGTGGCTACCGGCAAGAGCCGTCGCGGGCTGGATCGGGTGCTGGCCGGGCATGGCTGGGAAGCATTCTTCGATATCACGCGCTGCGCCGACGAAACCGCGAGCAAGCCCGATCCGCGGATGCTGCACGAGATTCTGGTCTGCTGTCGGATCGGGGCAGGGCAGGCGCTGATGGTCGGCGATTCGCCCTTCGACCTGCAGATGGCACAGCGGGCAGGCATGGCGGCGGTGGCGGTGGGCTATGGTGCCCAGCCGCTGGAGGTGTTGCGGGAGTATCGCCCGCAGCTGGCTATCGAGCGCTTCGCTGAGTTGCGCGACTGGCTGGCACGTGGCGACGGCCGCCTGAAGGGAGTGGATGAGCATGCAGTCGGATGA
- the rne gene encoding ribonuclease E: MKRMLINATQPEELRVALVDGQRLFDLDIESGARQQKKANIYKGRITRVEPSLEAAFVDFGAERHGFLPLKEISREYFSKTPEGRVNIKDVLREGQEVIVQVEKEERGNKGAALTTFISLAGRYLVLMPNNPRAGGISRRIEGEERNELREALNGLNAPADMGLIVRTAGLGRSSEELQWDLDYLLQLWSAIKEASGERQAPFLIYQESNVIIRAIRDYLRQDIGEVLIDSIEAQEEALSFIQQVMPQYASKIKLYQDSVPLFNRFQIESQIETAFQREVKLPSGGSIVIDPTEALVSIDINSARATKGGDIEETALQTNLEAAEEIARQLRLRDIGGLIVIDFIDMTPAKNQRAVEDKVRECLEADRARVQVGRISRFGLLEMSRQRLRPSLGETSGVVCPRCNGQGIIRDVESLSLAILRLIEEEALKDRTAEVRAQVPIPVAAFLLNEKRNAITKIELRTRARIVILPNDHLETPHFEVQRLRDDSPDLQVGQSSYEMTPSEVEEVQPVAATRTLVRQEAAVKTVAPERPAPQVAVAEAAPAPAAPVQPVAEPSLFKGLIRSLVSLFAGKEEPKPVAAAASAEASSSERQARNEERRNGRQQNRRRDGERSERKPREERQPREERKPREERQPREERKPREERQPREERQPREERQAREERQPREERQPREERQPREERQAREERQPREERMAREERAVPSETPDNVADAGSTVIEQVPQEQEGRREERSERKPRSERPPRIPRHEEAGEEADNGAADAELEQDEQLDDGDGERPRRRSRGQRRRSNRRERQREAGIELPGDEPVAAEGAILATGAAVTAIAAEAAPVSEAAPVEAASAEVEVAAQPAPVATEVASQPLDTPVETVAASSELPVALVTSEPAEPTAEAGEESAQTAAGGRAPNDPRERRRRREAERKAREAATQAAASAAVAVSAAEVEAAAEPASPVQPVAEAQVEAVEPVVEQAAAVEAEPAETASPAAQEAATAQPDSTEPLAEMPAEVATDAQGRAESAPASAEEERKPQA, encoded by the coding sequence ATGAAAAGAATGCTGATCAACGCGACTCAACCCGAAGAGTTGCGTGTTGCCCTGGTCGATGGCCAACGCCTGTTCGACCTCGATATCGAGTCGGGCGCTCGCCAGCAGAAGAAGGCCAACATCTACAAGGGCCGCATCACCCGCGTCGAACCCAGCCTCGAAGCGGCCTTCGTCGACTTCGGCGCCGAGCGCCACGGCTTCCTGCCGCTCAAGGAAATCTCCCGCGAATACTTCTCCAAGACTCCCGAAGGGCGGGTCAACATCAAGGACGTACTGCGCGAAGGCCAGGAAGTCATCGTCCAGGTCGAGAAGGAAGAGCGCGGCAACAAGGGCGCGGCGCTGACCACCTTCATCAGCCTGGCCGGACGCTACCTGGTGCTGATGCCCAACAACCCGCGGGCCGGCGGCATTTCCCGGCGCATCGAGGGCGAAGAGCGCAACGAACTGCGCGAAGCCCTCAATGGCCTCAACGCCCCGGCCGACATGGGCCTGATCGTGCGCACCGCGGGACTCGGCCGCTCCAGCGAAGAGCTGCAGTGGGATCTGGACTACCTGCTGCAACTGTGGAGCGCGATCAAGGAAGCCTCCGGCGAGCGCCAGGCGCCCTTCCTGATCTACCAGGAAAGTAACGTCATCATCCGTGCGATCCGCGACTACCTGCGCCAGGACATCGGCGAGGTACTGATCGACAGCATCGAGGCCCAGGAAGAAGCGCTGAGCTTCATCCAGCAGGTGATGCCGCAGTACGCCAGCAAGATCAAGCTGTACCAGGACAGCGTACCGCTGTTCAACCGCTTCCAGATCGAGAGCCAGATCGAGACCGCCTTCCAGCGCGAAGTCAAGCTGCCGTCGGGCGGCTCCATCGTCATCGACCCGACCGAAGCGCTGGTGTCCATCGACATCAACTCGGCGCGCGCCACCAAGGGCGGCGACATCGAGGAAACCGCGCTGCAGACCAACCTGGAAGCGGCCGAGGAAATCGCCCGCCAGCTGCGCCTGCGCGATATCGGCGGCCTGATCGTCATCGACTTCATCGACATGACCCCGGCGAAGAACCAGCGCGCTGTGGAAGACAAGGTCCGCGAGTGCCTGGAAGCCGACCGTGCCCGCGTCCAGGTCGGACGCATCTCGCGCTTCGGCCTGCTGGAGATGTCCCGTCAGCGCCTGCGTCCCTCGCTCGGCGAGACCAGCGGCGTGGTCTGCCCGCGCTGCAACGGCCAGGGCATCATCCGCGACGTTGAATCGCTGTCGCTGGCGATCCTGCGCCTGATCGAGGAAGAGGCTCTCAAGGACCGCACCGCCGAGGTGCGCGCCCAGGTGCCGATCCCGGTAGCCGCCTTCCTGCTCAACGAGAAGCGCAACGCCATCACCAAGATCGAGCTGCGTACCCGTGCGCGCATCGTGATTCTGCCCAACGACCACCTGGAAACCCCGCATTTCGAAGTGCAGCGCCTGCGCGACGACAGCCCGGACCTGCAGGTCGGCCAGTCCAGCTACGAGATGACCCCGAGCGAAGTCGAGGAAGTCCAGCCGGTCGCCGCCACCCGCACCCTGGTGCGCCAGGAAGCGGCGGTGAAGACCGTGGCCCCCGAGCGCCCGGCCCCTCAGGTGGCGGTGGCCGAAGCGGCGCCGGCACCGGCAGCGCCCGTGCAGCCGGTCGCCGAACCGAGCCTGTTCAAGGGCCTGATCCGCTCCCTGGTCAGCCTGTTCGCCGGCAAGGAAGAGCCCAAGCCAGTCGCCGCCGCCGCGAGCGCCGAGGCCAGCAGCTCCGAGCGCCAGGCCCGCAACGAGGAACGCCGCAACGGTCGCCAGCAGAATCGCCGCCGCGATGGCGAGCGCAGCGAACGCAAGCCGCGCGAGGAGCGTCAGCCCCGCGAAGAGCGCAAGCCGCGCGAGGAGCGTCAGCCGCGTGAAGAGCGCAAGCCGCGCGAGGAGCGTCAGCCGCGTGAAGAGCGCCAGCCCCGCGAGGAGCGCCAGGCTCGTGAAGAGCGTCAGCCCCGCGAAGAGCGCCAGCCGCGTGAAGAGCGTCAGCCCCGCGAGGAGCGCCAGGCTCGTGAAGAGCGCCAGCCGCGCGAAGAGCGCATGGCCCGCGAAGAGCGCGCCGTACCGAGCGAAACCCCCGACAATGTGGCGGACGCCGGCAGCACCGTGATCGAGCAAGTGCCGCAGGAGCAGGAAGGTCGCCGCGAGGAGCGCAGCGAGCGCAAACCGCGCAGCGAACGCCCGCCGCGCATCCCGCGCCACGAGGAAGCCGGCGAGGAAGCGGACAACGGCGCTGCCGACGCGGAACTGGAGCAGGACGAGCAACTCGACGACGGCGACGGCGAACGTCCGCGTCGCCGCTCGCGCGGCCAGCGCCGCCGCAGCAACCGCCGCGAGCGCCAGCGCGAAGCAGGCATCGAACTGCCGGGCGACGAGCCGGTCGCCGCCGAAGGCGCCATCCTGGCCACCGGCGCTGCCGTGACCGCCATCGCAGCCGAAGCGGCGCCTGTCAGCGAAGCCGCTCCGGTCGAGGCGGCAAGCGCCGAGGTCGAAGTAGCCGCCCAGCCCGCCCCGGTCGCCACCGAAGTGGCGAGCCAGCCGCTCGACACCCCGGTCGAAACCGTCGCGGCAAGCAGCGAACTGCCGGTTGCCCTCGTCACGAGCGAGCCCGCCGAGCCGACTGCCGAAGCCGGCGAAGAGAGCGCTCAGACCGCCGCCGGTGGCCGTGCGCCCAACGACCCGCGCGAGCGTCGCCGCCGTCGCGAAGCCGAGCGCAAGGCACGCGAGGCTGCCACCCAGGCAGCCGCCAGCGCCGCCGTCGCGGTCAGCGCAGCCGAGGTCGAGGCTGCAGCCGAACCGGCCAGCCCCGTCCAGCCGGTAGCTGAGGCCCAGGTGGAAGCCGTCGAGCCGGTCGTCGAGCAGGCAGCCGCCGTCGAGGCCGAACCGGCCGAAACCGCCAGCCCGGCCGCGCAAGAGGCCGCCACCGCGCAGCCGGACAGCACCGAGCCGCTGGCGGAGATGCCTGCCGAGGTCGCGACCGACGCGCAGGGCCGTGCCGAGAGCGCCCCGGCGAGCGCCGAGGAAGAGCGCAAGCCCCAGGCCTGA
- the lpxK gene encoding tetraacyldisaccharide 4'-kinase: MNLAERLSRAWYAGHPALCLLRPLEALYRWIVRRRRTAFLAGRSAAFRAPVPVIVVGNLSVGGTGKTPMILWLIEHCRARGLRVGVVSRGYGATPPSLPWRVRAGQSAAQAGDEPLMIVERSGVPLMIDPDRARAVRALLAEEPLDLILSDDGLQHYRLARDLELVLIDAARGLGNRRCLPAGPLREPPERLQEVDACLLNGAGGDSEAGFAFNLRPSALVNLASGERRPLDHLPAGQAVHAVAGIGNPQRFFATLEALHWRPVPHPFADHAAYGPEDLRFSPALPLLMTEKDAVKCRGFAAADWWYLAVEGQPSPAFVAWFDAQLARLAPR; encoded by the coding sequence ATGAATCTGGCCGAGCGCCTCAGCCGTGCCTGGTATGCCGGGCATCCGGCCCTGTGCCTGCTGCGCCCGTTGGAGGCGCTGTATCGCTGGATCGTCCGGCGCCGGCGTACTGCCTTCCTCGCTGGTCGCAGTGCGGCTTTCCGTGCGCCGGTGCCGGTGATCGTGGTCGGCAACCTCAGCGTCGGCGGCACCGGCAAGACGCCGATGATCCTCTGGCTGATCGAGCACTGCCGCGCCCGCGGCCTGCGCGTCGGGGTGGTCAGCCGCGGCTATGGCGCCACGCCGCCGAGCCTGCCTTGGCGGGTGCGCGCCGGGCAGTCGGCCGCGCAGGCCGGCGACGAGCCGCTGATGATCGTCGAGCGCAGCGGCGTGCCGCTGATGATCGATCCGGATCGCGCTCGCGCGGTGCGCGCGCTGCTCGCCGAGGAGCCGCTGGACCTGATTCTCAGCGACGACGGCCTGCAGCATTACCGTCTGGCCCGCGACCTGGAGCTGGTGCTGATCGACGCCGCACGGGGCCTGGGCAACCGTCGCTGCCTACCGGCCGGCCCGCTGCGCGAGCCGCCGGAGCGTCTGCAAGAAGTCGATGCCTGTCTGCTCAACGGTGCGGGTGGCGACAGCGAGGCGGGTTTCGCCTTCAATCTGCGCCCTAGCGCGCTGGTCAACCTGGCCAGCGGCGAGCGCCGCCCGCTGGATCATCTGCCGGCGGGACAGGCGGTGCATGCGGTGGCCGGCATCGGCAACCCGCAGCGTTTCTTCGCCACCCTCGAGGCGCTACACTGGCGCCCGGTTCCGCATCCCTTCGCCGATCACGCGGCCTACGGCCCCGAGGATCTGCGCTTCAGCCCGGCCCTGCCGCTGCTGATGACCGAGAAGGATGCGGTGAAATGCCGGGGATTCGCCGCCGCCGACTGGTGGTATCTGGCCGTCGAAGGCCAGCCGTCGCCGGCCTTCGTGGCCTGGTTCGACGCCCAGCTGGCGCGTCTTGCGCCACGCTGA
- the murB gene encoding UDP-N-acetylmuramate dehydrogenase yields the protein MSLSIHEHYSLKACNTFGVDVAARWFAEARDEAQVREALDAAAARGAELLVIGSGSNLLLTADLDAFVLRMASRGRRLLGEEGGRVLVEAEAGEPWHPFVLWTLEQGLGGLENLSLIPGTVGAAPMQNIGAYGVELKDVLHSLVALDRQSGELREFAAEECAFAYRDSRFKREAGRWLILRVRFALSRTPQLHLDYGPLRQRLQAQGIAAPSVLEVSRAVCAIRAEKLPDPQVLGNAGSFFKNPLVSEAQASALRAQWPGLVAYPAGEGQVKLAAGWLIEQAGWKGYRDGDAGVHAQQALVLVNHGRASGSELLDLARRIQADIRARFGVELEIEPLVR from the coding sequence GTGAGCCTGAGCATTCATGAACACTACTCGCTGAAGGCCTGCAACACCTTCGGCGTCGACGTTGCGGCACGCTGGTTCGCCGAAGCCCGCGACGAGGCGCAGGTGCGCGAGGCGCTGGATGCCGCCGCCGCGCGCGGCGCCGAGCTGCTGGTGATCGGTAGTGGCAGCAACCTGCTGCTGACCGCCGATCTGGATGCCTTCGTGCTGCGCATGGCCAGTCGCGGCCGGCGTCTGCTGGGCGAGGAGGGGGGGCGGGTGCTGGTCGAGGCCGAGGCTGGCGAGCCCTGGCATCCCTTCGTGCTGTGGACCCTGGAGCAGGGCCTCGGCGGGCTGGAGAACCTCAGTCTGATCCCCGGCACCGTGGGCGCCGCGCCGATGCAGAACATCGGCGCCTACGGTGTCGAGCTGAAGGACGTGCTGCACAGCCTGGTGGCGCTGGATCGCCAGAGCGGCGAGCTGCGCGAGTTCGCCGCCGAGGAGTGCGCCTTCGCCTACCGCGACAGTCGTTTCAAGCGCGAGGCCGGGCGCTGGCTGATCCTGCGGGTGCGTTTCGCCCTGAGCCGCACGCCGCAGCTGCACCTCGACTACGGCCCGCTGCGCCAGCGCCTGCAGGCGCAGGGCATCGCCGCGCCGAGCGTGCTGGAGGTCAGCCGCGCGGTCTGTGCGATCCGCGCCGAGAAACTGCCCGACCCGCAGGTGCTCGGCAATGCCGGCAGTTTCTTCAAGAACCCGCTGGTCAGCGAAGCGCAGGCCAGCGCGCTGCGCGCGCAGTGGCCGGGGCTGGTCGCGTATCCGGCAGGCGAGGGGCAGGTCAAGCTGGCCGCCGGCTGGCTGATCGAGCAGGCCGGCTGGAAGGGCTATCGTGACGGCGATGCCGGGGTGCATGCCCAGCAGGCGTTGGTGCTGGTGAATCACGGCCGAGCCAGCGGCAGCGAGTTGCTGGACCTAGCCCGGCGCATCCAGGCCGATATCCGTGCCCGCTTCGGCGTCGAACTGGAGATCGAGCCGCTGGTCCGCTGA
- the rluC gene encoding 23S rRNA pseudouridine(955/2504/2580) synthase RluC, whose amino-acid sequence MTNPAQISTGVQLLEVQPELAGQRIDNFLRTQLKGVPKTLIYRILRKGEVRVNKGRIKPEYKLQAGDIVRVPPLRLAERDEPEPLAQGLLQRLEAAIVYEDKALIVLNKPAGIAVHGGSGLSYGVIEAFRQLRPEAKDIELVHRLDRDTSGLLMIAKKRSMLRHLHEALRGDGVDKRYLALVCGSWPTAKKKISAPLLKNNLRSGERMVEVNPEGKDALTEFRVVRRFGEFATLVEASPITGRTHQIRVHAKHAGHSIAGDSKYGDDEFTREIRELGGKRLFLHAHALRVTLPDGGVLALEAPVDEVWMQTLGRLDA is encoded by the coding sequence ATGACAAATCCCGCTCAAATCTCCACCGGCGTCCAGTTGCTCGAAGTGCAGCCGGAACTGGCCGGGCAACGCATCGACAACTTTCTCCGCACCCAGCTCAAGGGCGTCCCCAAGACCCTGATCTACCGCATCCTGCGCAAGGGCGAGGTGCGGGTGAACAAGGGACGGATCAAGCCCGAGTACAAGCTGCAGGCTGGCGACATCGTGCGCGTGCCGCCGTTGCGCCTGGCCGAACGCGACGAGCCCGAGCCGCTGGCTCAGGGGTTGCTGCAGCGGCTGGAGGCGGCCATCGTCTACGAGGACAAGGCGCTGATCGTGCTCAACAAGCCGGCCGGTATCGCCGTGCACGGCGGCAGCGGGCTGAGCTACGGGGTGATCGAGGCATTCCGCCAGTTGCGCCCCGAGGCGAAGGACATCGAGTTGGTGCATCGGCTGGATCGCGACACCTCGGGTCTTTTGATGATCGCCAAGAAGCGCAGCATGCTGCGCCATCTGCACGAGGCGTTGCGCGGCGACGGCGTCGACAAGCGCTACCTGGCGTTGGTGTGCGGCAGCTGGCCGACCGCTAAGAAGAAGATCAGCGCGCCGCTCTTGAAAAACAACCTGCGCTCGGGCGAGCGGATGGTTGAGGTCAACCCCGAGGGCAAGGACGCGCTGACCGAGTTCCGCGTGGTGCGCCGCTTCGGCGAGTTCGCCACGCTGGTGGAGGCCAGCCCGATCACCGGGCGCACCCACCAGATCCGCGTGCATGCCAAGCATGCCGGGCATTCGATTGCCGGCGACAGCAAGTACGGCGACGACGAATTCACCCGCGAGATCCGCGAGCTGGGCGGCAAGCGCCTGTTCCTGCATGCCCATGCCTTGCGGGTGACGCTGCCTGACGGCGGCGTGCTGGCGCTGGAAGCGCCGGTCGACGAGGTGTGGATGCAGACCCTGGGGCGTCTCGATGCTTGA